A window of Sulfobacillus thermosulfidooxidans contains these coding sequences:
- a CDS encoding proton-conducting transporter membrane subunit, with protein sequence MNVWINIWPLAILLGAIFIGWILPVEYLRAFNGLIIVLMIASLFMPLWHLFHPVDALAYWFDITATVFGAFAIWFSGPYIAVESVLHDWDGHRVKGYYLGLYTFVGSLMAMALLANYLLLWVALEVATLSSIYLVQTSGTKTSLEAAWRYLVVTESGGLAGLLGTILILLGSARNLGTWGLMPSPTSLPVNSTMVLAGIILAAVGYGAKAGLAPFHTWLPDAHSEAPAPVSALLSGVKLAGAVLILDRLFSLSASAVPAAWPHDLLWILGLLSLIIAASFVAFQKDLKRLWAYSSIEHIGLIALGLGFGGLGVLGALLHVWTHAINKTLLFYNAGTVRLYYHGVSSLPETSGLLESSPYTGGLLALGATGIVGLPPFAPFWSEWLILMGGIAQGYVLITVVAIILLLAIFGGITLKMPRWLFTPGESRKTRVHEPWRLILPSMTLGVLVVIGGIALPGLLPHMFHHAAAILRYNSPSSVLMPRN encoded by the coding sequence ATGAACGTGTGGATAAATATCTGGCCGCTGGCCATTTTATTGGGAGCCATCTTTATCGGCTGGATCCTTCCCGTGGAATATCTCCGGGCATTCAATGGACTCATCATTGTCCTCATGATCGCTTCTTTGTTCATGCCTTTATGGCATCTCTTTCATCCTGTCGACGCTTTGGCCTACTGGTTTGATATTACGGCAACCGTGTTTGGGGCTTTTGCCATTTGGTTTTCCGGTCCCTATATTGCGGTCGAGAGCGTCTTGCATGATTGGGATGGGCACCGCGTTAAAGGATATTATTTAGGCCTTTACACCTTTGTCGGTTCATTGATGGCGATGGCGTTATTGGCCAACTATCTGCTGCTTTGGGTAGCACTTGAGGTGGCGACATTATCATCTATCTATTTGGTGCAGACTTCAGGTACAAAGACGTCGCTTGAGGCGGCTTGGCGGTATCTAGTGGTGACGGAGAGCGGGGGATTAGCTGGTCTTCTCGGAACAATTTTGATTCTCTTGGGAAGTGCCAGGAATTTGGGCACGTGGGGATTGATGCCTTCTCCGACATCTTTGCCCGTCAACTCGACCATGGTCTTGGCCGGTATTATTTTGGCCGCAGTCGGTTATGGAGCCAAAGCCGGATTAGCGCCCTTTCACACATGGTTGCCGGATGCGCACAGTGAAGCGCCAGCTCCTGTATCGGCTCTATTATCTGGGGTGAAGTTAGCTGGAGCAGTCTTAATTCTTGATCGATTGTTTTCGCTTTCAGCCAGTGCCGTTCCAGCAGCTTGGCCTCATGATTTGTTATGGATTTTAGGCCTGTTATCGCTTATCATCGCGGCCAGTTTTGTGGCATTTCAAAAAGATCTCAAGCGTCTTTGGGCATACTCGAGCATCGAGCACATTGGCCTTATTGCTCTGGGTTTGGGCTTTGGGGGACTAGGCGTTTTAGGGGCATTACTGCACGTTTGGACCCATGCCATTAATAAAACGTTGTTGTTCTATAACGCAGGGACCGTCCGGCTCTATTATCATGGCGTGTCAAGCCTACCGGAAACCTCCGGTTTGTTAGAAAGTTCGCCATATACCGGCGGATTATTGGCCTTAGGGGCAACCGGAATTGTCGGATTGCCGCCCTTTGCCCCTTTTTGGAGTGAATGGCTCATTTTAATGGGAGGCATTGCGCAGGGATATGTGCTCATCACTGTTGTGGCGATTATTCTCCTTTTAGCCATCTTTGGCGGGATTACCTTAAAAATGCCGCGCTGGCTATTTACCCCGGGTGAATCGCGCAAAACCCGCGTTCATGAACCATGGCGATTGATCCTGCCCTCAATGACACTCGGGGTATTGGTTGTGATTGGAGGCATTGCTTTGCCGGGTCTTTTGCCACACATGTTTCATCATGCGGCTGCCATCTTGCGCTACAATTCGCCATCTAGCGTCTTGATGCCAAGAAATTAG
- a CDS encoding respiratory chain complex I subunit 1 family protein gives MVNEYVAQLIQVLFVLGFSPLLKGIMDRYKARLAGRYGPPIWQPYRDLRKWMHKETIRTTQSSWVSEWAPIFYFIAPIIVAMLIPVLTTFPLPFAWMGDMLAGGMILGGGGIALLFAAIDSGSVYPVLGVSRIRLIATFTEPLALLLVFIAAQAAGATIPFVVNQTLGSPPWVFSPAHILVIVGWFLFLIAESGHIPVDNPSTAQELSMIDPGRTFESSGLDLMLYEWGGWMKFTVLTIILMNVLVSPFGLARSLALSSLILAVLWVMVKLIFAAGVLITIEVSFAKLRLIRNVDFITAAIVLAIIGAVTAAWSLV, from the coding sequence TTGGTCAATGAATATGTGGCCCAACTCATACAAGTCCTTTTTGTTTTGGGTTTTTCCCCTCTTTTGAAAGGGATTATGGACCGCTACAAAGCGCGGTTGGCTGGGCGATATGGGCCGCCCATTTGGCAGCCTTATCGTGATTTGCGGAAATGGATGCATAAAGAGACAATCCGCACCACCCAAAGCTCATGGGTGTCGGAATGGGCACCCATCTTCTACTTTATTGCCCCAATCATTGTGGCCATGTTGATACCGGTGCTGACGACGTTTCCTCTACCGTTTGCTTGGATGGGCGATATGTTAGCCGGTGGCATGATTTTGGGAGGTGGGGGTATTGCTTTACTTTTTGCGGCTATCGACAGCGGAAGCGTTTATCCGGTTTTGGGTGTGAGCCGGATCCGGTTGATTGCGACGTTTACCGAACCCTTAGCCCTCCTTCTCGTGTTTATTGCAGCTCAAGCGGCAGGTGCAACCATACCGTTTGTGGTTAATCAGACGTTAGGCTCGCCACCGTGGGTATTTAGTCCCGCGCATATTCTCGTTATCGTGGGATGGTTCCTCTTTTTGATTGCGGAAAGTGGTCATATTCCAGTCGATAATCCATCGACGGCACAAGAGCTCTCCATGATTGATCCCGGACGGACATTTGAGTCGAGCGGCCTGGATTTGATGCTCTATGAATGGGGCGGCTGGATGAAATTTACGGTGTTGACCATCATTTTGATGAATGTGTTGGTCTCGCCATTTGGTCTCGCTCGCTCACTGGCCTTGTCATCATTAATTTTAGCGGTGTTATGGGTCATGGTGAAACTGATTTTCGCTGCTGGCGTGTTAATAACCATTGAGGTCAGTTTTGCCAAATTGCGTTTAATCCGCAATGTGGACTTTATTACTGCAGCGATTGTTCTAGCGATTATTGGTGCGGTGACTGCGGCATGGTCTTTAGTGTAA
- a CDS encoding DUF190 domain-containing protein, protein MAVKISGEALRLRIFIGEDARWHHKPLYHAIVLKAREMGMAGATVMRALEGFGPTSRIHTVNLLDLSSDMPILVEIVDSKEYVEKFLPVLDTMVDAGLITIDPVKVVKYTHNQTNDPHIDRDNSQ, encoded by the coding sequence ATGGCAGTGAAAATATCGGGAGAAGCCCTCCGACTAAGGATTTTCATTGGCGAAGATGCGAGGTGGCATCATAAACCGCTATACCATGCCATTGTGTTGAAAGCACGGGAAATGGGTATGGCTGGAGCCACCGTGATGCGTGCATTAGAAGGATTTGGCCCGACATCCAGAATTCACACGGTCAACTTATTAGATTTATCCAGCGATATGCCGATTCTGGTGGAGATTGTGGATAGTAAGGAGTATGTCGAAAAGTTTCTCCCCGTTTTAGATACGATGGTGGACGCCGGACTGATTACTATTGACCCCGTGAAAGTGGTGAAATATACTCACAATCAGACAAACGATCCACACATCGATCGCGACAACTCGCAATAA